In the Bacteroidota bacterium genome, one interval contains:
- a CDS encoding DUF190 domain-containing protein: MKGTDVKPADSNDPFVTMRIFIGESDRAEEGEWKGKPLWEALLNDFRERGMAGTTVERAIAGFGASAKRRSILSEYLSSDLPIIVEVIDRESRIRAILPEIDEIVTGGMVTIEPVEVVIYRHPKGK, encoded by the coding sequence GTGAAAGGAACAGATGTTAAACCCGCCGATTCAAACGATCCATTCGTGACGATGCGCATCTTCATCGGCGAGTCCGATCGCGCCGAAGAAGGGGAATGGAAGGGTAAGCCGCTGTGGGAAGCGCTGCTGAATGACTTTCGCGAGCGTGGTATGGCCGGCACAACCGTCGAGCGTGCGATTGCCGGATTCGGAGCGAGCGCGAAGCGGCGGAGCATCCTGAGTGAATATCTTTCGAGCGACCTTCCAATCATCGTCGAAGTGATTGATCGCGAGTCCCGGATTCGCGCGATCCTGCCCGAGATCGACGAGATCGTCACCGGCGGCATGGTAACAATTGAGCCGGTCGAAGTTGTGATTTATCGGCATCCTAAGGGGAAGTAG
- the crcB gene encoding fluoride efflux transporter CrcB — protein sequence MFSLRTLAFLAVGAVCGTTGRYAIGMWLSRWSFAPPDFPWPTFIINVTGSLLLGFLMRYLTGVASTPHVRLMLTTGFCGAYTTMSTFSYEFISLMTERQYLTAAFYMGGTMVLAPAACMVGFAVAEAIL from the coding sequence GTGTTTAGTTTACGAACATTAGCATTCCTCGCTGTCGGCGCCGTGTGTGGCACCACGGGCCGCTATGCTATTGGCATGTGGCTCTCGCGGTGGTCTTTCGCTCCACCTGACTTTCCATGGCCGACGTTCATTATCAATGTCACGGGCTCGCTTCTGCTTGGATTCCTGATGCGGTATCTGACTGGTGTTGCTTCGACGCCGCACGTTCGCCTCATGCTCACAACAGGCTTCTGCGGTGCTTATACAACGATGAGCACGTTCAGCTATGAGTTCATTTCACTAATGACCGAGCGTCAATACTTGACGGCGGCATTTTACATGGGTGGCACAATGGTGCTCGCCCCGGCGGCATGTATGGTAGGATTTGCTGTCGCGGAAGCAATACTATAG
- a CDS encoding WD40 repeat domain-containing protein, translating to MRSAQLSVSHRTGYLALLSLLALGALTAGCSQSTTLTTEPSITQTSHVHIDISGSFSGSMCGRNVVAFSPDGSKIALFPSYCTPVVIFDVSAGKPLETDWPFSSEPMGNISLQFSRDGNTFLAYGQRSGIAGEGANVSCWKSDGTSLGGLNSNHSNYIYSATLTPDGASVIIADVSGVYKYDIASRTITARFAVPGSVKVDGVTANGTRLVVSSSDTVYIWDMASNRAVSSFKILSVREGETGILSPDGAIIAFTYPSLNFYSLTSGTAINPAPIIGYNFVGIHPDNARFLAWHTGQGNGPGLFSISDGSASQLFDAPDSLGYHFGAAISANGKLAASVYGSGNGYDGSVLRIWDVK from the coding sequence ATGAGATCAGCACAACTAAGCGTCTCGCATCGCACGGGGTACCTCGCACTCCTTTCGTTGCTCGCGCTCGGAGCCCTCACGGCGGGATGCAGCCAGTCAACAACCTTAACGACTGAACCAAGTATAACTCAGACCAGCCATGTTCACATCGATATTAGTGGTTCTTTCAGTGGATCCATGTGCGGTCGAAACGTTGTGGCATTCAGTCCTGATGGGTCGAAAATCGCTCTCTTCCCATCATACTGTACTCCCGTGGTTATTTTCGATGTCAGCGCCGGAAAGCCGCTGGAAACAGATTGGCCATTCTCTAGTGAACCAATGGGCAACATCTCTCTCCAATTTAGCCGTGACGGCAACACGTTTCTGGCATACGGACAACGCTCTGGTATTGCTGGTGAAGGTGCGAACGTGAGTTGCTGGAAGAGCGACGGTACTTCGCTAGGGGGGCTCAATTCCAATCACTCAAATTACATTTATTCTGCAACCCTGACGCCGGACGGTGCCTCGGTCATCATCGCGGATGTTTCCGGCGTATATAAATACGATATTGCCTCGCGCACTATCACGGCAAGATTCGCAGTTCCTGGATCCGTTAAGGTTGACGGTGTCACTGCAAATGGTACCCGGTTGGTTGTATCAAGCTCGGACACCGTCTACATTTGGGACATGGCCTCGAATCGGGCAGTTTCTAGCTTCAAAATATTAAGCGTTCGTGAAGGAGAAACTGGAATTCTTTCCCCAGACGGGGCAATCATTGCCTTCACATATCCTTCGCTGAACTTTTATAGCCTCACCTCTGGCACGGCTATAAACCCTGCCCCAATCATAGGCTACAATTTTGTCGGCATCCATCCAGACAACGCTCGATTCTTGGCATGGCACACCGGCCAGGGGAATGGTCCCGGCTTATTCAGCATCAGTGACGGTTCTGCCTCGCAGCTATTCGATGCGCCGGACAGTCTCGGATATCATTTCGGCGCCGCTATCAGTGCGAATGGGAAGTTGGCTGCGTCAGTCTATGGGAGTGGGAATGGATACGATGGAAGTGTGCTACGAATTTGGGACGTAAAATAA
- the glmS gene encoding glutamine--fructose-6-phosphate transaminase (isomerizing) — translation MCGIVGYIGNREATPILLSGLKRLEYRGYDSAGLALLEDLPRAISSNGHGTELVTATRLVIEKCKGKVADLEELSARNPHHSTVGIGHTRWATHGVPSDANAHPHSDQNEKIALIHNGIIENYSQIKRRLIDRGHTFRTETDTEVLAHLIGEFFEQNHNLTEAVRLSLNEVIGTYGIAVVAADDPNEIVVARKGSPLVIGVGADHEYFVASDAAAIIAHTRQVIYLSDNEMATISRSGIKTRTISNIEITKPIEHIEMELEAIEKGGYDHFMLKEIHEQPRTITDGMRGRLIEEEGNVVLGGLQNHLRELRRAKRLIITACGTSFHAGLIGKYMIEQYARIPVDIEYASEFRYRNPIVGDDDVMFAISQSGETADTLAALREAKRKGALGLGMVNVVGSTIARESDAGVYVHAGPEIGVASTKAFTSQLTAFALITIMLGRMRHLSVVDGRAMIRELLSLPEKVQRTLERTEAQVKEIAEIYKDATNFLYLGRGYNYPVALEGALKLKEISYIHAEGYPAAEMKHGPIALIDENMPVVFVAPHDDVYEKILSNIQEVRARKGVVIAIATEGDEHIKELAEHVIFIPETLSMLTPILSVVPLQLLAYYIAAARGCNVDQPRNLAKSVTVE, via the coding sequence ATGTGTGGAATTGTCGGATATATCGGTAATCGCGAAGCAACCCCAATCCTCCTCTCAGGCTTGAAACGCCTGGAATATCGCGGCTATGATTCGGCCGGTCTGGCCTTGCTCGAAGATCTGCCTCGAGCAATCTCCAGCAATGGACACGGTACGGAACTTGTCACCGCCACGCGACTCGTAATCGAAAAGTGCAAGGGCAAGGTCGCGGACCTTGAAGAACTTTCGGCGCGCAATCCTCACCATTCCACGGTTGGCATTGGCCACACGCGCTGGGCGACCCATGGTGTGCCGAGCGATGCGAACGCTCATCCGCACAGCGATCAGAATGAAAAAATCGCTCTTATCCATAATGGGATCATTGAGAATTACTCCCAAATCAAGCGGCGACTAATAGATCGAGGCCATACCTTCCGGACCGAGACGGATACGGAGGTTCTGGCACATCTCATCGGAGAATTCTTCGAACAAAATCATAATTTGACGGAGGCTGTAAGGCTTTCGCTCAATGAAGTCATCGGGACATATGGAATCGCCGTTGTGGCTGCCGACGATCCGAATGAAATCGTCGTTGCTCGCAAAGGCTCCCCACTCGTCATCGGAGTCGGCGCGGACCATGAGTATTTCGTCGCCAGCGATGCTGCAGCAATCATTGCACACACGCGGCAAGTGATCTATCTTTCGGATAACGAGATGGCGACCATCTCTCGAAGTGGAATCAAGACCCGCACGATTTCGAATATCGAGATCACGAAGCCCATCGAGCACATCGAGATGGAGCTCGAGGCGATTGAAAAAGGCGGATACGATCACTTCATGTTGAAAGAGATCCACGAGCAACCCCGCACAATCACCGATGGCATGCGTGGCCGCCTCATCGAAGAAGAAGGCAATGTAGTACTCGGAGGACTACAAAATCATTTACGAGAACTACGCCGCGCGAAACGCCTCATCATCACTGCCTGCGGTACGAGCTTCCATGCCGGACTCATCGGCAAATACATGATCGAGCAATACGCGCGAATTCCGGTTGATATTGAATATGCCAGTGAATTTCGATATCGCAATCCCATCGTCGGCGATGACGACGTCATGTTCGCGATCAGTCAATCCGGAGAGACCGCCGACACACTCGCCGCGCTTCGTGAAGCGAAACGCAAGGGTGCACTCGGCCTTGGCATGGTCAATGTCGTTGGTTCGACAATCGCACGGGAATCCGATGCCGGTGTTTATGTCCATGCCGGTCCGGAGATTGGCGTCGCATCAACAAAGGCGTTCACCTCGCAGTTGACCGCGTTCGCGCTAATAACGATCATGCTTGGCCGCATGCGCCATTTATCCGTAGTCGATGGCCGCGCGATGATCCGTGAGTTACTCTCCTTGCCAGAGAAGGTGCAGCGCACCCTCGAACGCACGGAAGCACAGGTCAAAGAGATTGCGGAGATTTACAAGGATGCAACGAACTTCCTTTATCTCGGTCGCGGGTATAATTATCCAGTCGCGCTCGAAGGCGCTTTGAAGTTAAAGGAGATTTCCTATATCCACGCGGAAGGCTATCCCGCCGCCGAGATGAAGCACGGTCCTATTGCGCTCATCGATGAGAATATGCCGGTCGTCTTTGTCGCGCCGCATGATGATGTCTATGAGAAGATCCTTTCGAACATTCAGGAAGTTCGTGCCCGCAAAGGTGTCGTGATCGCCATTGCGACGGAAGGCGATGAGCATATCAAGGAACTGGCCGAGCATGTGATATTCATTCCCGAAACCCTCTCGATGCTCACACCCATCCTCTCCGTCGTACCATTGCAACTACTCGCGTATTATATTGCAGCGGCTCGTGGCTGCAATGTCGATCAACCTCGAAATCTGGCAAAGTCGGTAACGGTGGAATGA
- a CDS encoding GNAT family N-acetyltransferase, whose amino-acid sequence MIDLEIREFGEHDSISELTQLVRIAYKRLGDMGLQFWGTWQTDDVTRDRISDADQTLIALRNREMIATISLYPSRPESRCEYYRQAWCFGQFAVKPDLQRTGIGSHLLNLVEERARMKGASYIALDTAETAYHLIEYYEKRGYSFVQHQQWDRVNYRSVVMSKNLQL is encoded by the coding sequence ATGATCGATCTGGAGATTCGTGAATTTGGAGAGCATGATTCAATCTCCGAACTCACCCAGTTGGTGCGAATAGCATACAAACGGCTTGGCGATATGGGCCTCCAGTTCTGGGGCACCTGGCAGACGGACGATGTCACGCGGGATCGAATCTCAGATGCAGATCAGACTCTAATTGCACTCCGAAATCGCGAGATGATTGCAACGATCTCACTCTATCCATCTAGACCAGAAAGCAGATGCGAGTACTACCGGCAAGCGTGGTGCTTCGGACAGTTCGCCGTAAAACCAGACTTGCAGCGGACCGGCATTGGCTCTCACCTTCTCAACCTGGTCGAGGAACGCGCCAGAATGAAAGGTGCATCTTACATAGCTCTCGATACGGCTGAGACAGCATATCATCTGATTGAATACTATGAGAAGAGAGGCTACTCCTTCGTTCAGCACCAGCAGTGGGATCGTGTGAACTATCGAAGCGTCGTGATGAGCAAGAATCTGCAGCTATAA
- the pgeF gene encoding peptidoglycan editing factor PgeF, whose product MIIRPTIFDQFPEIIAAQSTRLGGVSPNPYGMNLSSHVGDDQANVDENRRRFFETMGVPLGARAVYQNQVHSANVNLVRGDEGVVKESDALITYEANVLLGVTVADCTPVLLYDPVTRVIAAVHAGWRGTEQMIALAAVRRMVELGSEPKNLHAFIGASASKEKYEVGVDVATLFESKHSTELENGKYMLDVKGANHEQLLFAGIPAEQIEISELCTISDERLHSYRRDGPRAGRMLAAILRRA is encoded by the coding sequence ATGATCATTCGCCCGACTATTTTCGACCAATTTCCAGAAATCATCGCTGCGCAATCAACGCGGCTGGGTGGCGTATCGCCCAATCCATATGGCATGAACCTGAGCAGCCATGTTGGCGATGACCAGGCGAATGTGGATGAGAATCGCCGCAGGTTCTTCGAAACGATGGGTGTACCTCTTGGTGCGAGAGCGGTCTATCAGAATCAAGTTCACTCAGCCAATGTGAATCTTGTCCGTGGTGATGAAGGTGTCGTGAAGGAATCGGATGCATTGATCACGTACGAAGCCAACGTTCTCCTTGGAGTGACGGTCGCGGATTGCACGCCGGTTCTGTTATATGATCCTGTAACAAGAGTCATCGCTGCTGTCCATGCCGGTTGGCGTGGAACCGAGCAAATGATCGCACTCGCAGCAGTTCGGAGGATGGTTGAATTAGGATCGGAACCCAAAAACCTTCATGCCTTCATCGGTGCAAGCGCTTCAAAAGAGAAGTACGAGGTTGGTGTTGACGTAGCAACGCTGTTCGAAAGCAAGCACTCGACTGAACTCGAGAATGGGAAATACATGCTGGATGTCAAAGGAGCAAATCATGAACAGCTTCTTTTTGCTGGAATACCAGCGGAGCAAATCGAAATCTCTGAGCTCTGTACGATTTCGGATGAACGGCTGCATTCCTATCGCCGCGATGGACCGCGAGCTGGAAGGATGCTCGCGGCCATTCTGCGACGCGCTTGA
- a CDS encoding MtnX-like HAD-IB family phosphatase, producing MYKVYSDFDETITTRDVGSQILARFGTPAAFEVWREFDRGEKTAAECLRIACATMTGANPEHVMALVAEQHLRDGFREFVAFCSAQSVDLRITSDGFSFYIDSILAQHRLPIPVWTNKIDCNEDGTLAVTFQNQREGCPRCASCKCAGLLTTSDDADTIVYIGDGYSDWCPALMADVVFATRDLKRQCGEHGIPHHPFEDFHEVKAILSTYLKERPKYRREQAHRRRKELIMME from the coding sequence ATGTACAAAGTATACTCCGACTTCGACGAAACGATCACGACTCGTGATGTTGGTTCGCAAATTTTAGCACGGTTCGGGACACCAGCAGCTTTCGAGGTATGGAGGGAGTTCGACCGTGGCGAAAAGACTGCCGCCGAATGCCTACGCATTGCGTGTGCGACGATGACGGGAGCAAATCCCGAACATGTGATGGCATTAGTTGCCGAACAGCATCTGCGTGATGGCTTTCGGGAATTCGTAGCGTTCTGCTCGGCGCAAAGCGTCGATCTGAGGATTACGAGCGATGGGTTCTCCTTCTACATTGATTCGATTCTTGCCCAGCATCGGCTCCCGATCCCGGTGTGGACGAACAAGATTGACTGCAATGAGGATGGGACACTTGCCGTCACTTTTCAAAATCAGCGGGAAGGCTGTCCGCGTTGCGCTTCATGCAAATGCGCCGGACTGCTGACCACGAGCGACGATGCGGACACGATTGTTTATATCGGGGATGGCTACTCCGATTGGTGTCCGGCGCTGATGGCAGACGTGGTGTTTGCCACGCGCGATCTGAAGCGCCAGTGTGGGGAGCACGGTATCCCGCATCATCCATTTGAGGATTTTCACGAGGTGAAAGCGATTCTCTCGACCTACTTGAAGGAGCGCCCCAAGTATCGCCGTGAGCAGGCGCACCGAAGACGCAAAGAATTGATAATGATGGAGTGA
- a CDS encoding Clp protease N-terminal domain-containing protein: MAINPNKLTVKAQEALQAAIEIAGNYGNTQVEPEHLLAALVQDPEGAATSVLRKMGVNIDQLRIRATGLLEKLPKVGGATGGQQFASNNLNKLFDQARQEAEALKDEYVSTEHLLLAAIDGGSPVAKLLKEQGITKNGILTALQSVRGTQRVTDPNAEERYQSLEKYGRDLTELARKGKLDPVIGREEEVRRVMQVLARRTKNNPVLIGDPGVGKTAIVEGIANRIASGDVPEGLKSKRIVALDMGTLVAGTSFRGQFEERLKAIVKEVQESAGEIILFIDELHTLIGAGATQGAMDAANILKPALARGELHTIGATTLDEYHKHIEKDAALERRFQPVFVGEPSVEDTISILRGLQEKYEVHHGVRIRDAALIAAAQLSDRYIADRFLPDKAIDLIDEAASKLRIEIDSMPVELDQIERRIRTLEIEREALRREQATV; the protein is encoded by the coding sequence ATGGCAATCAATCCGAATAAGCTCACCGTTAAGGCGCAAGAGGCGCTGCAGGCCGCGATCGAGATCGCCGGCAACTATGGTAATACGCAAGTGGAGCCGGAGCATTTGCTCGCCGCGCTCGTGCAGGATCCGGAAGGCGCGGCCACCAGCGTGCTCCGGAAGATGGGTGTGAATATCGATCAACTCCGCATCCGCGCCACCGGGTTGCTCGAAAAGCTTCCCAAAGTGGGTGGCGCGACGGGCGGTCAGCAGTTTGCATCGAACAATTTGAATAAACTCTTCGACCAAGCGCGACAAGAGGCCGAAGCATTGAAAGATGAGTATGTCTCGACGGAGCATTTGCTGCTGGCCGCGATCGATGGAGGTTCTCCGGTTGCGAAGCTCTTGAAAGAGCAGGGAATCACCAAGAATGGGATTCTGACCGCGCTGCAATCCGTGCGTGGCACCCAACGCGTGACCGACCCTAATGCCGAGGAGCGTTACCAGTCGCTCGAAAAATACGGGCGGGATCTGACCGAACTTGCCCGGAAAGGAAAGCTCGACCCGGTGATCGGACGTGAGGAAGAAGTGCGCCGCGTGATGCAAGTGCTCGCCAGACGGACGAAAAATAATCCGGTCCTGATTGGCGATCCGGGAGTGGGGAAGACCGCGATTGTCGAAGGCATCGCGAACCGCATCGCCTCAGGCGATGTGCCAGAGGGACTGAAAAGCAAGCGGATCGTCGCGCTCGATATGGGGACGCTCGTCGCCGGGACGAGCTTTCGAGGGCAGTTCGAGGAGCGGCTGAAAGCAATCGTGAAGGAGGTGCAGGAGTCGGCAGGGGAGATCATCCTGTTTATCGACGAGCTTCACACCCTCATTGGCGCAGGCGCGACACAAGGCGCCATGGATGCCGCGAATATCCTGAAGCCTGCTTTAGCCCGTGGCGAACTGCACACCATCGGCGCCACAACGCTCGACGAATATCATAAGCATATCGAGAAGGATGCTGCACTCGAACGCCGCTTCCAGCCAGTCTTCGTTGGCGAACCATCGGTTGAAGACACGATCTCGATCCTGCGTGGCCTTCAGGAGAAATATGAAGTGCATCATGGCGTCCGCATTCGCGATGCGGCGCTCATCGCTGCTGCGCAGCTCTCCGATCGCTATATAGCCGATCGGTTCTTGCCGGACAAAGCGATCGATCTGATCGATGAGGCCGCCAGCAAGCTCCGCATCGAAATCGATTCGATGCCAGTCGAACTCGATCAGATCGAGCGCCGAATCCGTACGCTCGAGATCGAGCGTGAGGCACTCCGGCGGGAGCAAGCGACGGTCTAG
- a CDS encoding type II toxin-antitoxin system HicB family antitoxin → MHQLSYVVWKEDDQYVSHCLNVEVASCGDTREEAIDNLKEAVALYFEDGDDLEFSHVESVETGTAMIDA, encoded by the coding sequence ATGCATCAGCTTAGCTACGTTGTTTGGAAAGAGGACGACCAATACGTCTCGCATTGTCTGAATGTCGAGGTCGCCTCATGCGGAGACACGCGTGAAGAAGCCATCGATAATTTGAAGGAGGCGGTCGCACTCTACTTCGAGGATGGCGATGATCTGGAATTCTCCCATGTCGAGTCCGTCGAGACCGGCACGGCGATGATCGATGCCTGA
- a CDS encoding type II toxin-antitoxin system HicA family toxin, whose protein sequence is MPERFSSVEVARALERIGFRKRSQRGSHTKYADRSGRTVIVPANRKVLPAGTFRSILNQAGLSLEEFKKHL, encoded by the coding sequence ATGCCTGAGCGATTTTCGTCCGTCGAAGTTGCCCGCGCCTTAGAGCGAATCGGTTTTCGAAAACGGTCGCAACGAGGGTCACATACCAAATATGCCGATCGTTCTGGCCGTACGGTTATTGTCCCAGCCAATCGCAAGGTCCTTCCTGCCGGCACGTTTCGAAGCATATTGAATCAGGCTGGACTATCACTCGAAGAATTTAAGAAGCATTTGTAA
- a CDS encoding HNH endonuclease signature motif containing protein translates to MAKPRERKNLPSKTRDILLTESGYRCAVPTCRGILALDMHHIDEVSAGGGNDPANLIALCPTCHALYHRGTYKVESIYTWKAMLVAITRAFDLEAIDRLLFLEPLKKDDLVVTGDGLLHFGRLIAAGLASFDQKANNKWQIVTYAVNISDKGRQLIEAWKQGDRTRLRQVMGGPIPGGKP, encoded by the coding sequence ATGGCGAAACCTCGCGAGCGGAAGAATCTCCCGTCCAAAACGCGCGATATATTGTTGACGGAATCGGGTTACCGATGCGCCGTTCCAACTTGTCGCGGCATTCTCGCTCTCGACATGCACCATATCGATGAAGTATCTGCCGGCGGCGGTAACGATCCAGCAAATCTCATTGCACTTTGTCCAACGTGCCATGCTCTTTATCATCGCGGCACTTACAAAGTTGAATCGATTTATACATGGAAGGCCATGCTCGTTGCCATTACGCGGGCCTTCGATTTGGAAGCAATTGATCGGCTTCTGTTTTTAGAGCCTCTCAAGAAGGATGACTTAGTGGTTACTGGCGACGGCCTACTACACTTTGGAAGGTTAATCGCAGCCGGATTAGCGTCTTTTGATCAGAAGGCAAATAATAAGTGGCAGATCGTGACATACGCGGTCAATATAAGCGACAAAGGCCGACAGTTGATTGAGGCGTGGAAGCAAGGTGATCGTACGAGGCTTAGGCAGGTAATGGGCGGCCCTATACCAGGTGGAAAGCCGTAG